The genomic stretch GTCAGCATATCATAGAAGATTAGTGATGACACGATCCGGCAGGAAGATAAAAGGCAGGGGTCCGAGGGTAAGTGCACTGCTGCAAGACTTTatacattttgtcagtttttaatgtgtttaatgacACTGGAATATACTAGAAGTCTTTGATAATGCAGCGACTGTCTGTGCCCAGAGAGTTGTGTAATGTAAGTGGTTTGTCATTTCTCCCATGCAGAGATACCGGACTCCATCTCGTTCAAGGTCCAGGGATCGTTTTCGGCGTAGTGAAACTCCTCCGCACTGGCGTCAGGAGATGAAGCGCCAGAGGATGAGGGCGGTCACTGGCGAGCGCTGGATTAAGGGTGACAAGTAAGCCACCCTCACTTATTAAAGAGAGTCTAAACACACACCTGCCTTGAGGACAGTTTTGGGTTTACTAATTACTGGGACTGTAACAGACGTCATGGGAGTTATGTTGTCTTtggcagggttttttttttttaatttgtgtttgtgtgtgtatatatatatatatatatacacacacaaacacaaattttaaaaatatatatatatataatcatacATACAAAgaggttgttttccttttccactgcagcacaatTAAACTGTTTCAGTTGTCACATTCAGTTGGTGACATTTActctgtgcttcttttttttcttttttctttttacagagGTGATATGAATGAGGCCAAAGATGAGGCAGCTAAAGTTCctagaagagaaagaaggaccTCTAGCACAAAGCGTGAACACACAGCTGAGggtaaaaaagacaagaaaatgcGATCTCATAGATCCAAAAGCAGAGAAGAGGACACTGAGCAGAAGGATGAGAAGCACAGCAAACAGAAGGCAAAGAAAAGGGCCAAATCTCAAAGCCGCAGTAAGAGCCCAGAAAAGAGTAGAAGGTCAAAAAGCAGAGAGAAGGGTCACAAGCCCAAAAGTGACAAGAAAGATCGCTCGAGGAGCAAAGATCGTAGTGTTagtaagaaagaaaaggagtCTGATTCCGATCacaataaagacagaaataagGGTCACGAGTCTGATAAAAAGCCTAAAGAGGATGCAAAAGGAAGAAATGGTGAGAGAACTAGGACAAAGTcacaaagcaaagaaagaacTGCAAAAGACGGGCACAGATCGAGTAGCAGAAACAGGGACAGGGGTGGACGTGCAGCGtcaaaagacaaagaggaaaaaagagataaagacagagagaggggcagGGAACGCAGCAGGAGTCAGCAGAAGCGACACAACAGTGAAAAGGAGGACAAGAGGCGAGGAACATCCAGGAGTAGGGAGCCTCGACCAAGAAGTCCAGACAGAAGTAAGACTAGGGACTCGCACAGGAGCAGGCGCTCCAGAAGTAAGAGCAATAAGAGAGACCACAGCAACGAACAGTCAAATCATAGGAAAGACCGAGAATCTGCCAACCAAAGGAGACGACGTAGCAGCAGCTCTGAGAGTGATAGAGAAGATAAAAGGAAGAGTCATAAAAGCCCAGATCCCAAGCGGAGAGCGTCAAATAGTACCTCCAAAGACAGAAGAAGCCCAGCCAGACCAAGACCAGATAGTACAAAAGgcaaagacagaaacagcagCAAGAGGAATAAATCGAGCTCGAGCTCCGACAGCGACTGAGCCTATGATAATATCTTAAAGGAATAGATCggaatttttttcccccttttataTCCTCTACGCATTCAGTATCTAATCAAACTTACCATCCAGAGTGGAGGACTTTCCTCATTGagtgcagaaaaaagaaagaaaatccaCATCCAGCCCAAACTTAAATGATTCTACAATACAGCCTGTCCGACCCCAATCCTTTAACTGTAATAAACGGAGAAGCAGGGTCTgactgagacaaaaaaaaaatggcccaggacttttttttttttccttattttacaCAGACTAGCCTGAGGGGGCAGGGGAGGACGCTGCTGCTTTTGTTTAATGGGCTGCTCAAGCGGCCCACGTAGCTACCAGCCCTCTAGGATTCGTCCCGGTGCTCTCAAAGGCCAGTCCAACTCTGCGGAGGAGAGCGCGCAACAGATGGAAGCTGtgctggaaaaaagaaaaaagatcaagCAGTAAAAACAACTGTCAGCATTTAATACAACAACTCAaagctgcagtgacagactgtAGCATCACATGAGATTCGGCTGGATGGATTGCCGACTGAATTTCCCTTGGATTAAGTGCTCCACACTACTGATGGGTAACTGGAGCTGCATGGCCAGTGAtgagaaaatgattaaatgatttgtGACCGAGCAGAAATTCATTCACCTACAATGTGGACTGCAGAGTGTAAAAGTACCCTATGTTCTTTCAATTGTACATGACCAGAAGTCTGTTTGAAggctgtattttttaattttggatTCTTTGGGAAATTTATATTTTGG from Scomber scombrus chromosome 13, fScoSco1.1, whole genome shotgun sequence encodes the following:
- the ppig gene encoding peptidyl-prolyl cis-trans isomerase G, producing the protein MGIKAQRSRCFLDIGIGNVLIGRVVIELFSDICPKTCENFKCLCTGEKGIGKGTQKPLHYKGCLFHRIVKDFMIQGGDFSEGNGRGGESIYGGFFEDESFAVKHNKEYLLSMANRGKDTNGSQFFITTKPSPHLDGVHVVFGHVISGQEVVQTMENQKTDHNSRPYAEVKVLNCGELVPKSKAKKNEKKKERASSSSSSSSSDSESSSESSSDSEESDKESKKRKKKAKKQKKKQKKKQDSKRSEPESAEEKEQEELVTSTVRPEEIPPIPENRFLMRRSPQAVQKPKEEAEKEQRNKEERPRESSGITYNSQSAYHRRLVMTRSGRKIKGRGPRRYRTPSRSRSRDRFRRSETPPHWRQEMKRQRMRAVTGERWIKGDKGDMNEAKDEAAKVPRRERRTSSTKREHTAEGKKDKKMRSHRSKSREEDTEQKDEKHSKQKAKKRAKSQSRSKSPEKSRRSKSREKGHKPKSDKKDRSRSKDRSVSKKEKESDSDHNKDRNKGHESDKKPKEDAKGRNGERTRTKSQSKERTAKDGHRSSSRNRDRGGRAASKDKEEKRDKDRERGRERSRSQQKRHNSEKEDKRRGTSRSREPRPRSPDRSKTRDSHRSRRSRSKSNKRDHSNEQSNHRKDRESANQRRRRSSSSESDREDKRKSHKSPDPKRRASNSTSKDRRSPARPRPDSTKGKDRNSSKRNKSSSSSDSD